A window of Mytilus edulis chromosome 10, xbMytEdul2.2, whole genome shotgun sequence contains these coding sequences:
- the LOC139492057 gene encoding cyclin-dependent kinase inhibitor 1-like, whose protein sequence is MQTFSTKSKVRRCLFGPPDHESIRKDLDKALEDNKSELREKWNYDFDQDVPLEGKYQWEVCEEKEYIPSFYTRDYPVKLKRKISDINTVKQTTGSLQSVLSLDSCQDISEKSSNSEENCSSQKNVNVCNKPEKKVVQTQISAFMPKRKRSRSDVSLSTIRTKSPRI, encoded by the exons ATGCAAACCTTTTCTACAAAATCTAAAGTTCGTCGTTGTCTGTTTGGTCCACCCGACCACGAAAGTATCCGTAAAGATTTGGATAAAGCTTTAGAGGACAATAAAAGTGAATTACGTGAGAAATGGAATTATGACTTTGATCAAGATGTTCCTCTAGAAGGGAAATACCAGTGGGAAGTTTGTGAAGAAAAGGAATATATTCCGTCTTTTTATACCAGAGACTATCCAGTGAAATTGAAAAGGAAAATTAGTGACATAAATACTGTGAAACAGACAACGGGAAGTTTACAATCTGTGTTGTCTTTAGATTCTTGTCAGGACATAAGTGAAAAATCTTCGAACTCGGAGGAGAATTGTTCTAGTCAGAAAAATGTTAATGTGTGCAATAAACCTGAGAAGAAAGTCGTTCAAACACAGATTTCtg CTTTTATGCCAAAAAGAAAGCGAAGCAGATCAGATGTATCTTTATCCACAATAAGAACCAAATCTCCCAGAATCTAA